In the Malassezia vespertilionis chromosome 1, complete sequence genome, one interval contains:
- a CDS encoding uncharacterized protein (EggNog:ENOG503P9F9): MSMLGMENTTGEINKKYASCATLLSTPGPTPLEGTPKEYLQAESNATKEKRRDLESILLLVRKLREGLVSSARFDAFTLDVYELSIVLSILCGNMAQLSLALARMFEDVYPITTESDANTEHPVAVDVAVLFHHDPNPSSLWQSSLMRGRRAMFECLWLLEAVIAARPGHMHEFLARRCLLQARQGRSDARIDFFMQFANTAYTALQRADSETLLRLFSNDSSCTTAESLKKCSFSALFWPKALALNLIVKVRTCAEHVVRRAYLQIPARQEFVTIVKGLECSTLDVKNELTSNLESIRWLETRLLLDLNTQEALFGKKEHGTNDTNLTRSLDLLYGIARQLGEHRWNTAIAQLRNRVSSTPSSHTLKLKP; the protein is encoded by the exons ATGTCCATGCTTGGCATGGAGAACACGACAGGCGAGATCAA TAAAAAGTACGCATCGTGCGCAACGCTGCTTTCGACGCCGGGCCCTACACCGTTAGAGGGAACACCCAAAGAGTACTTGCAAGCCGAATCGAATGCAACGAAAGAGAAGCGTAGAGACCTTGAGTCAATTTTGTTGCTCGTACGCAAGCTGCGTGAGGGATTGGTGTCAAGTGCACGGTTCGACGCATTTACGCTGGACGTGTACGAATTATCCATCGTTTTGTCCATCTTGTGTGGAAACATGGCTCAACTTTCTCTCGCTTTGGCACGCATGTTTGAGGATGTATACCCAATTACCACAGAATCTGACGCAAATACAGAGCACCCCGTTGCGGTCGACGTCGCAGTTTTGTTTCATCATGACCCGAACCCATCCTCACTATGGCAATCTAGTCTTATGCGTGGACGGCGTGCTATGTTTGAGTGTCTTTGGCTTTTAGAAGCTGTCATTGCAGCACGTCCTGGACATATGCACGAGTTCCTTGCAAGGCGATGCTTGCTTCAAGCGCGTCAGGgacgcagcgacgcgcgcattgatTTTTTTATGCAATTTGCAAACACAGCATACACGGCGCTCCAGCGAGCAGATTCAGAGACGCTGTTGCGTCTGTTCTCCAACGATTCCTCGTGTACCACTGCAGAATCCCTTAAAAAGTGCAGCTTTAGTGCCCTTTTCTGGCCCAAAGCGCTGGCGCTCAATCTAATCGTCAAAGTACGGACGTGCGCGGAACACGTAGTTCGGCGTGCCTACCTCCAAATTCCAGCCCGGCAAGAGTTTGTGACTATTGTGAAGGGATTAGAGTGTTCTACCTTAGATGTCAAGAACGAATTGACAAGCAACCTTGAGAGTATCCGCTGGTTGGAGACCAGGCTGCTTCTGGACCTGAACACGCAAGAGGCATTGTTTGGGAAAAAAGAGCACGGCACAAACGACACAAATCTCACCCGAAGTCTGGATCTGCTCTATGGAATTGCAAGACAGCTTGGTGAACACCGCTGGAATACAGCAATCGCACAACTCCGGAACAGAGTGAGTAGCACACCGTCCTCGCACACGCTTAAATTAAAGCCGTAG
- the MBF1 gene encoding multiprotein-bridging factor 1 (COG:K; EggNog:ENOG503P40Q; BUSCO:EOG09264MN3), whose translation MSAWDQTVVIGQKVRPGGSGAGGNQGPTALERAKQVGAVKENDRKTHQGTDHQRIAKLDRENEVAPPPKVSPTVGKAIGQGRQAKGMTQKELGTKINEKPNVIADYESGKAIPNPQILAKMERVVGVKLRGKDIGAPFGGPKK comes from the exons ATGTCTGCTTGGGATCAAACTGTCGTCATTGGACAAAAGGTTCGCCCTGGGGGCTCTGGTGCTGGCGGTAACCAAGGACCTACCGCTCTTGAGCGTGCAAAACAGGTCGGCGCTGTTAAGGAGAACGATCGCAAAA CGCATCAAGGTACCGACCATCAGCGCATTGCGAAGCTTGATCGTGAAAATGAGGTTGCACCGCCACCAAAAGTGTCTCCCACTGTTGGTAAGGCCATTGGCCAGGGCCGCCAGGCCAAAGGCATGACGCAGAAGGAACTCGGCACCAAGATTAACGAGAAGCCAAACGTCATTGCTGACTACGAAAGCGGTAAGGCAATCCCGAACCCCCAGATTCTTGCCAAGATGGAGCGTGTCGTTGGTGTCAAGCTCCGTGGGAAGGATATTGGCGCTCCTTTTGGCGGTCCGAAGAAGTAA
- a CDS encoding non-specific serine/threonine protein kinase (EggNog:ENOG503NZRP; COG:T): MQDKSNVPVTKLTRQQQREYRRDHSTLRESLHALSQELADGSRQINQYHILKPLGQGSFGAVYLGENRGDVNHFVAVKEFGKLRLRHNLRISSHRLTQFPEQRNATLRKENEEDPLFLVRTEIAIMKKLLHPNVIKLFEVLDDSDSEKLYMVFEYCPGGILIDVSPGKQVIPMTEDQARKSFVQILSGIDYLHNNGIVHRDIKPDNILFNEDRTVCKIVDFGVSEMFCMPGDDTMKRVAGSPAFMSPELCQAGHVEWHGCSDDIWSFGVTFFAMVMGRLPFDKKNVIELYESIQKDDIVLGEQLSPECCDLLLRMLDKREEHRITTDELYIHPWVTRNGLDHVPTLEEVNNSHVVREVTDEDVHSAISRISSVFTVARAVYKFKHHSMTRASSELMCSNNTVNAACHSPSPSKPDSNGSGEHRGRCLDPILDVTSATSSTLTDEPMQISPTSTLQCDAQDYSQKLVPELPQNEIVHCATPDAEADTNIICTSPSGI, encoded by the coding sequence ATGCAAGATAAAAGCAATGTTCCCGTAACTAAATTGACGCGCCAACAGCAGCGTGAGTATCGGCGCGACCATTCAACGCTCCGCGAATCGCTTCACGCTCTTTCCCAAGAACTTGCTGATGGCTCACGGCAAATAAACCAGTATCATATTCTTAAGCCCTTGGGACAGGGCAGTTTTGGAGCCGTATATCTAGGTGAGAATCGCGGCGATGTAAATCATTTTGTAGCCGTAAAAGAGTTTGGCAAGCTCCGACTACGGCACAATTTGCGCATCTCTAGTCACCGCTTGACGCAGTTCCctgagcagcgcaacgcgACTTTGCGAAAAGAGAATGAGGAAGATCCTTTGTTTTTGGTGCGCACTGAGATCGCCATTATGAAGAAACTACTCCATCCAAACGTAATTAAATTGTTCGAAGTACTGGATGACTCAGACAGTGAGAAACTGTACATGGTTTTTGAGTACTGCCCTGGCGGTATACTCATCGATGTCAGCCCTGGAAAGCAAGTAATACCCATGACCGAGGATCAAGCAAGAAAATCCTTTGTCCAGATTCTCAGCGGCATCGACTATTTACACAACAACGGCATTGTGCACCGCGACATTAAGCCGGATAATATTTTATTCAACGAGGACCGTACAGTGTGCAAGATTGTGGACTTTGGTGTTTCTGAGATGTTCTGCATGCCTGGCGACGACACGATGAAACGAGTAGCAGGAAGCCCCGCATTTATGAGCCCAGAGCTGTGCCAAGCAGGCCACGTCGAATGGCACGGGTGTTCGGATGACATTTGGTCGTTCGGCGTGACGTTCTTTGCCATGGTCATGGGCCGTTTGCCCTTTGACAAAAAGAATGTCATTGAATTGTACGAGTCGATTCAAAAAGACGATATCGTCTTGGGCGAGCAGCTGTCGCCCGAATGTTGCGACCTGCTCTTACGCATGCTTgacaagcgcgaggagcaCCGTATCACCACCGATGAATTGTACATACATCCCTGGGTGACACGCAACGGGCTCGACCATGTGCCAACGCTCGAGGAAGTGAATAATTCACatgtcgtgcgcgaggtTACTGACGAGGATGTGCACAGTGCCATCAGCCGCATCAGCAGCGTCTTTACCGTCGCACGTGCAGTCTACAAATTCAAGCATCACTCCatgacgcgcgcgagcagcgagTTAATGTGTTCCAATAATACTGTCAATGCCGCGTGCCACAGTCCGTCGCCATCCAAACCAGATAGCAATGGCTCTGGTGAACACCGGGGGCGTTGCCTAGATCCGATACTGGATGTAACTTCCGCCACAAGTTCGACTTTGACGGACGAGCCCATGCAAATTTCTCCCACCAGCACCCTTCAATGCGATGCACAAGACTACTCGCAAAAGCTTGTGCCCGAACTACCTCAAAATGAGATTGTACATTGTGCTACCCCGGACGCGGAAGCAGATACTAATATAATTTGCACGTCCCCCTCTGGCATTTAA
- a CDS encoding uncharacterized protein (EggNog:ENOG503NYNR; MEROPS:MER0030133; COG:J): MKHFYVGAAAWDVRAKKAELFDPASNFLLVTGSLDSDCSDICGFVMWRFDVDETRDDPFAEPGDELIEVAYCILLHALESIAWQTCMRKVMLTVFKANKEAREFYHNQRYILDTTSPDNDEYECAQEEHGLSILQPVMDNSLKNVESANNTLLNSVALFSILDHFLRRDGSQSRVIGTLLGTRSESEVEVRSCFAVPHGESEDPWQIHLDAEHHRRMLGLHQRVRPEEVVLGWYSTSPDLNSNSALIQDHYSRETAPHQAVHLTLNTNVADKEDGLGVRTYVSSLLGATVRPDSCTFISVPTTLLTSSPEQTAMTHLANPASGESRTDLDALAASLEQVHSQLERVLTYLRKVLADEIPGDKAVGRFLSDTIGVVPAGVSSATLESLFNSHMQDIFMVSYLSKIISAQTEVSTRLALLT, from the exons ATGAAGCATTTCTACGTGGGTGCGGCAGCTTGGGATGTCCGTGCGAAGAAAGCAGAGTTGTTCGATCCTGCGTCCAACTTTCTCCTTGTTACAGGATCACTAGATTCTGACTGTTCGGATATTTGTGGCTTCGTCATGTGGCGCTTCGACGTGGATGAGACACGAGACGACCCGTTCGCAGAGCCTGGCGACGAGCTGATCGAAGTCGCGTACTG TATATTGCTGCACGCATTGGAGAGCATTGCATGGCAGACGTGCATGCGCAAAGTCATGCTCACTGTTTTCAAAGCGAACAAAGAAGCACGCGAATTTTATCACAATCAAAGGTACATTCTCGACACTACATCGCCGGACAACGATGAATATGAATGTGCCCAGGAAGAACA CGGGCTGAGCATCCT CCAAC CCGTAATGGACAACAGTCTTAAAAATGTCGAAAGTGCGAACAATACGCTCCTGAATAGT GTTGCGCTTTTTTCCATTCTGGACCACTTCCTTCGCCGCGATGGTTCGCAGTCGCGCGTAATTGGCACACTCCTTGGTACACGTAGCGAATCGGAAGTCGAAGTTCGCAGCTGCTTCGCTGTGCCGCATGGCGAAAGTGAGGACCCTTGGCAAATTCACCTGGACGCGGAGCACCACCGCCGTATGCTGGGATTGCACCAGCGTGTGCGTCCCGAAGAAGTGGTGTTGGGCTGGTATAGCACATCCCCTGACCTGAACTCGAACAGTGCCTTAATTCAGGACCACTACTCGCGCGAGACCGCACCGCACCAAGCCGTGCACCTTACTCTGAATACCAACGTGGCTGACAAGGAGGACGGTCTGGGCGTAAGGACCTACGTCAGCTCCTTGCTGGGCGCAACGGTAAGGCCAGACAGCTGCACATTCATTTCTGTTCCTACTACGCTGCTCACTTCGAGCCCCGAGCAGACGGCAATGACACACTTGGCCAACCCTGCCTCGGGCGAGTCGAGGACAGATTTGGACGCACTGGCAGCCTCGCTGGAGCAGGTACATTCACAGCTGGAGCGTGTGCTTACATACTTGCGCAAAGTACTTGCGGATGAGATCCCAGGCGACAAGGCCGTTGGCCGTTTCTTAAGCGATACCATTGGTGTGGTACCTGCGGGTgtcagcagcgcgacgctggaATCGCTCTTCAATTCGCACATGCAAGATATTTTCATGGTCTCGTACCTGTCTAAGATTATTAGTGCGCAAACTGAAGTCTCcacgcgtcttgcgcttctgACATGA